The following coding sequences lie in one Klebsiella huaxiensis genomic window:
- the treR gene encoding trehalose operon repressor TreR: MQNRLTIKDIARLSGVGKSTVSRVLNNESGVSERTRERVEAVMQQHGFSPSRSARAMRGQSDKVVAIIVTRLDSLSENLAVQTMLPVFYEQGYDPIMMESQFSTALVEEHLGMLARRNIDGVVLFGFTGIHEEMLTPWRETLVLLARDAPEIASVCYDDDGAITLLMQRLYDRGHRQISFLGVPHSDVTTGQRRHQAYLNFCQKKRLTPLAALPGLGMKQGYENVASVLAADTSALVCATDTLALGASKYLQQQGIDNIQLASVGSTPLMKFLHPEILTVDPGYAESGRQAAQQLIEQIAGNREPRQIVIPSVLN; this comes from the coding sequence ATGCAAAACCGGCTGACCATCAAAGATATCGCCCGCTTAAGCGGCGTCGGGAAATCGACGGTATCGCGCGTGCTGAATAACGAAAGCGGCGTTAGCGAGCGTACCCGCGAACGGGTGGAAGCCGTAATGCAGCAGCACGGATTTTCTCCTTCGCGCTCCGCCAGAGCAATGCGCGGGCAGAGCGATAAAGTCGTGGCGATCATTGTCACCCGCCTGGATTCCCTCTCGGAAAATCTCGCCGTGCAAACCATGCTCCCCGTCTTTTACGAGCAGGGTTATGATCCGATTATGATGGAGAGCCAGTTTTCCACGGCGTTGGTTGAAGAGCACCTCGGTATGCTCGCCCGACGCAATATCGACGGCGTGGTACTGTTTGGTTTTACCGGCATTCATGAAGAGATGCTCACTCCGTGGCGGGAGACGCTGGTGCTACTGGCTCGTGACGCGCCGGAGATCGCCTCCGTGTGCTATGACGACGATGGTGCAATCACCTTGCTAATGCAGCGTCTATACGATCGCGGTCATCGTCAGATAAGCTTCCTCGGCGTGCCGCACAGCGACGTAACGACCGGGCAACGACGCCATCAGGCCTACCTCAATTTTTGCCAGAAAAAACGCCTCACTCCCCTCGCAGCGCTGCCTGGGCTGGGTATGAAGCAGGGCTACGAAAACGTCGCCAGCGTGCTGGCGGCTGACACCAGCGCGCTGGTCTGCGCTACCGATACCCTCGCCCTTGGAGCCAGTAAATATCTCCAGCAGCAGGGAATCGACAACATCCAGCTTGCCAGCGTCGGCAGCACGCCGTTGATGAAGTTTCTCCATCCGGAGATCCTTACCGTCGATCCCGGTTACGCCGAATCAGGACGCCAGGCGGCACAACAGTTGATCGAACAGATTGCTGGCAACCGTGAGCCCCGCCAAATCGTGATCCCCTCCGTACTGAATTAA
- the mgtL gene encoding mgtA regulatory leader peptide MgtL: MDPDPTPHPRWSNFFFR; this comes from the coding sequence ATGGACCCCGATCCCACTCCTCATCCTCGATGGAGCAACTTTTTTTTCCGGTAA
- the mgtA gene encoding magnesium-translocating P-type ATPase — translation MLKNFTRQLFAQLGRHLPRRLVQRDPLPDARNLASAPIPDSLGKQCLNVAAMDENEIWRAFASHPEGLNEGEVTQKIAQYGENQIPAQKPSPWWVHLWSCYRNPFNLLLTVLGIVSYSTEDLFAAAVIALMVGISTLLNFIQEARSTKAADALKAMVSNTATVLRVVNEQGESRWCELPIDQLVPGDIVKLSAGDMIPADLRIIQARDLFVAQASLTGESLPVEKVARTRDPLQANPLECDTLCFMGTNVVSGSAQAMVFATGGGTWFGQLAGRVSEQESEPNAFQKGISRVSMLLIRFMLVMTPIVLLINGYTKGDWWEAALFALSVAVGLTPEMLPMIVTSTLARGAVKLSKQKVIVKHLDAIQNFGAMDILCTDKTGTLTQDKIVLENHTDVSGKVSERVLHAAWLNSHYQTGLKNLLDTAVLEGVELESARGLAERWQKVDEIPFDFERRRMSVVVQEQDNVHQLICKGALQEILNVSAQVRYNGEIVPLDDTMLRRIRRVTDTLNRQGLRVVAVATKYLPAREGDYQRADESDLILEGYIAFLDPPKETTAPALKALKASGITVKILTGDSELVAAKVCHEVGLDAGDVVIGSQVEALNDDELAELAKRTTLFARLAPLHKERIVTVLKREGHVVGFMGDGINDAPALRAADIGISVDGAVDIAREAADIILLEKSLMVLEEGVIEGRRTFANMLKYIKMTASSNFGNVFSVLVASAFLPFLPMLPLHLLIQNLLYDVSQVAIPFDNVDDEQIRKPQRWNPADLGRFMVFFGPISSIFDILTFCLMWWVFHANTPEHQTLFQSGWFVVGLLSQTLIVHMIRTRRIPFIQSRAAWPLIVMTLLVMVVGIALPFSPLAGYLQLQALPLSYFPWLIAILAGYMTLTQMVKGFYSRRYGWQ, via the coding sequence ATGTTGAAAAATTTTACCCGCCAGCTGTTTGCTCAGCTTGGCCGCCATTTACCGCGTCGTCTGGTACAGCGCGATCCCCTGCCCGATGCCCGCAATCTGGCGAGCGCACCGATTCCGGACTCCCTCGGCAAGCAGTGCCTGAACGTGGCGGCAATGGATGAAAATGAAATCTGGCGCGCCTTTGCCAGCCATCCTGAAGGGCTAAACGAAGGCGAAGTGACGCAGAAAATTGCGCAGTACGGCGAAAACCAAATCCCGGCGCAGAAACCGTCGCCGTGGTGGGTGCATCTGTGGAGCTGCTATCGCAACCCCTTCAACCTGCTGCTGACCGTTCTGGGGATTGTCTCCTACTCGACGGAAGATCTGTTCGCCGCGGCGGTTATCGCCCTGATGGTGGGGATCTCCACGCTGCTCAACTTTATCCAGGAAGCCCGTTCGACCAAAGCGGCGGATGCCCTGAAGGCGATGGTCAGCAATACCGCGACGGTACTGCGGGTGGTCAATGAGCAGGGCGAAAGCCGCTGGTGCGAGCTGCCCATCGACCAACTGGTGCCGGGGGATATTGTTAAGCTGTCGGCAGGCGATATGATCCCGGCGGACCTGCGTATCATCCAGGCGCGAGATCTGTTTGTCGCCCAGGCCTCGCTGACCGGGGAATCGTTACCGGTCGAAAAAGTGGCCCGTACCCGTGACCCGTTACAGGCGAATCCTCTGGAGTGCGACACGCTGTGCTTTATGGGCACCAACGTAGTGAGCGGCTCGGCGCAGGCGATGGTTTTCGCCACTGGTGGCGGCACCTGGTTTGGTCAACTGGCCGGTCGTGTTAGCGAGCAGGAAAGCGAACCGAACGCCTTCCAGAAAGGCATCAGCCGGGTCAGCATGCTGCTGATTCGCTTTATGCTGGTGATGACGCCGATAGTGCTGCTGATTAACGGCTATACCAAGGGCGACTGGTGGGAAGCGGCACTGTTCGCGCTCTCTGTCGCCGTCGGCCTGACTCCGGAAATGTTGCCGATGATCGTCACTTCGACGCTGGCGCGCGGGGCGGTGAAGCTATCGAAACAGAAAGTCATCGTCAAACACCTTGACGCTATCCAGAACTTTGGCGCGATGGACATTCTGTGTACCGATAAAACCGGTACCCTGACGCAGGATAAAATCGTGCTGGAGAATCATACCGACGTCTCTGGTAAGGTGAGCGAGCGCGTGTTGCATGCGGCCTGGCTCAACAGTCACTACCAGACCGGACTGAAGAATCTGCTCGATACCGCGGTGCTGGAAGGTGTAGAGCTGGAGTCGGCGCGCGGGCTGGCGGAACGCTGGCAGAAGGTAGATGAAATCCCGTTCGATTTTGAGCGTCGCCGCATGTCGGTGGTGGTGCAGGAGCAGGACAACGTCCATCAGCTGATCTGCAAAGGCGCGCTACAGGAGATCCTCAACGTCTCGGCTCAGGTGCGCTATAACGGCGAAATTGTGCCGCTGGACGACACCATGCTGCGGCGTATTCGTCGCGTTACCGATACCCTAAACCGTCAGGGATTACGTGTGGTGGCGGTGGCGACGAAATACCTGCCCGCACGCGAAGGCGACTACCAGCGCGCAGATGAGTCAGACCTGATCCTTGAAGGTTATATCGCCTTCCTCGATCCGCCGAAAGAGACCACCGCCCCGGCGCTGAAGGCGCTGAAGGCCAGCGGCATTACGGTTAAAATCCTTACTGGCGATAGCGAGCTGGTGGCGGCAAAAGTCTGCCACGAAGTAGGGCTGGATGCGGGCGACGTGGTCATCGGCAGCCAGGTTGAAGCGCTGAACGATGATGAATTGGCTGAACTGGCAAAACGCACTACCCTGTTTGCGCGCCTGGCGCCGCTGCATAAAGAGCGCATCGTGACCGTGCTGAAACGCGAAGGGCACGTGGTGGGCTTTATGGGCGACGGTATTAACGACGCCCCGGCGCTGCGCGCGGCGGATATTGGCATTTCCGTCGATGGCGCGGTGGATATCGCCCGCGAGGCGGCGGATATCATTCTGCTGGAGAAGAGCCTGATGGTGCTGGAAGAGGGGGTTATCGAAGGCCGCCGGACTTTCGCCAACATGCTCAAATACATCAAAATGACCGCCAGCTCTAACTTCGGTAACGTCTTCAGCGTGCTGGTCGCCAGCGCCTTCCTGCCGTTCCTGCCGATGTTGCCGCTGCACTTGCTGATTCAGAACCTGCTGTACGATGTATCCCAGGTTGCGATCCCGTTTGATAATGTGGACGACGAGCAGATTCGTAAACCGCAGCGCTGGAATCCGGCGGATCTCGGGCGCTTTATGGTGTTCTTTGGGCCGATTAGCTCGATATTCGATATTCTGACCTTCTGCCTGATGTGGTGGGTTTTCCATGCCAATACGCCGGAGCATCAGACGCTGTTCCAGTCCGGCTGGTTTGTGGTAGGGCTGCTATCTCAAACGCTGATTGTGCATATGATCCGCACGCGGCGGATACCGTTTATCCAGAGCCGCGCTGCATGGCCGCTAATTGTGATGACGCTGCTGGTGATGGTGGTGGGGATTGCGCTGCCGTTCTCGCCGTTGGCGGGCTATTTGCAGCTTCAGGCGCTGCCGCTGAGCTACTTCCCGTGGCTGATTGCCATTCTGGCGGGCTATATGACGCTGACCCAGATGGTTAAGGGCTTCTACAGCCGTCGCTACGGCTGGCAGTGA
- the treC gene encoding alpha,alpha-phosphotrehalase, whose amino-acid sequence MNTLPLWWQNGVIYQIYPKSFQDTTGSGTGDLRGVTSRLDYLQKLGVDAIWLTPFYVSPQVDNGYDVANYTAIDPAYGTLDDFDELVAQAKARGMRIVLDMVLNHTSTAHAWFQESLNKESPYRQFYIWRDGEPTTPPNNWRSKFGGNAWQWHAESEQYYLHLFAVEQADLNWENPAVRAELKKVCEFWADRGVDGLRLDVVNLISKDQSFPSDTDGDGRRFYTDGPRAHEFLQEMSRDIFTPRGLMTVGEMSSTSLEHCQQYAALGGGELSMTFNFHHLKVDYPNGEKWTLAHPDYVALKALFNHWQQGMHNRAWNALFWCNHDQPRIVSRFGDEGEYRVPAAKMLAMVLHGMQGTPYIYQGEEIGMTNPHFKNITDYRDVESHNMFIERAAQGQGADELLAILASKSRDNSRTPMQWNSGENGGFSAGEPWIGLCDNYREINAEAALADPESVFYAYQQLIALRKSTSVLTWGNYQDLLPEHPSLWCYRRQWQGQTLVVVANLSREFQHWQPEAIIGDWRVLISNYAEAANRPSDMTLRPFEAVWWLQE is encoded by the coding sequence ATGAATACCCTTCCGCTTTGGTGGCAAAACGGCGTTATTTATCAAATCTATCCGAAGAGTTTCCAGGACACGACAGGTAGCGGTACCGGCGATCTGCGTGGCGTCACCTCACGCCTCGACTACTTGCAAAAGCTTGGTGTTGACGCCATCTGGCTGACGCCGTTCTACGTCTCGCCGCAGGTGGATAACGGCTACGACGTGGCCAACTATACCGCTATTGACCCCGCCTACGGCACGCTGGACGATTTCGACGAACTGGTGGCTCAGGCGAAGGCGCGAGGTATGCGTATCGTGCTGGATATGGTGCTGAACCACACCTCCACCGCGCACGCCTGGTTCCAGGAATCACTCAACAAAGAGAGCCCATACCGCCAGTTCTATATCTGGCGCGACGGCGAACCAACCACGCCGCCGAATAACTGGCGTTCTAAGTTTGGCGGCAACGCCTGGCAGTGGCATGCCGAAAGCGAGCAGTACTATCTGCATCTGTTCGCCGTTGAGCAGGCGGATCTGAACTGGGAAAACCCGGCGGTGCGAGCGGAGCTGAAAAAAGTTTGCGAGTTCTGGGCCGATCGCGGCGTCGACGGCCTGCGCCTCGACGTGGTCAATTTGATCTCCAAAGACCAGTCTTTTCCGTCCGATACGGATGGCGACGGTCGCCGCTTCTATACCGACGGCCCGCGAGCTCACGAGTTTTTGCAGGAGATGAGCCGCGATATATTCACCCCCCGCGGCCTTATGACGGTGGGCGAGATGTCCTCCACCTCGCTTGAGCATTGCCAGCAATATGCCGCGCTCGGCGGCGGCGAACTGTCGATGACTTTTAACTTCCACCACCTGAAGGTGGACTATCCCAACGGCGAGAAGTGGACCCTGGCGCACCCGGATTATGTGGCGCTGAAAGCGCTGTTCAACCACTGGCAGCAGGGGATGCACAATCGCGCGTGGAACGCGCTGTTCTGGTGTAATCACGATCAGCCGCGCATCGTTTCCCGCTTCGGCGACGAAGGCGAATACCGCGTCCCGGCGGCGAAAATGCTGGCAATGGTGCTACATGGTATGCAGGGCACGCCCTATATCTATCAGGGTGAAGAGATAGGCATGACCAACCCGCACTTCAAGAATATTACCGATTATCGTGATGTGGAGAGCCACAACATGTTTATCGAACGCGCGGCACAGGGCCAGGGCGCAGATGAACTGCTGGCGATTCTGGCGAGTAAATCACGCGATAACAGCCGTACGCCAATGCAGTGGAACAGCGGTGAAAACGGTGGTTTCAGCGCTGGCGAACCATGGATTGGACTGTGCGACAACTATCGTGAGATCAACGCCGAAGCGGCACTGGCGGACCCGGAATCGGTGTTTTATGCCTATCAGCAGCTGATTGCACTGCGCAAGAGTACGTCCGTGCTGACCTGGGGTAACTATCAGGATCTGTTGCCGGAACACCCATCGCTGTGGTGCTATCGCCGTCAGTGGCAGGGGCAAACGCTGGTTGTCGTCGCTAACCTGAGCCGAGAATTCCAGCACTGGCAGCCGGAAGCAATAATCGGTGACTGGCGGGTGCTGATAAGCAACTATGCGGAAGCGGCGAATCGCCCATCCGATATGACCCTGCGTCCGTTTGAAGCGGTATGGTGGCTGCAGGAGTAA
- the treB gene encoding PTS trehalose transporter subunit IIBC, whose amino-acid sequence MSKVNQQDIDKLIELVGGRDNIATVSHCITRLRFVLNNPAIAKPKEIEQLRMVKGCFTNAGQFQVVIGTEVGDYYKALLATTGQASADKEQAKKAARQNMKWHEQLISHFAEIFFPLLPALISGGLILGFRNVIGDLPMSNGQTLAQMHPSLQSIYDFLWLIGEAIFFYLPVGICWSAVKKVGGTPILGIVLGVTLVSPQLMNAYLLGQQVPEVWNFGLFTIEKVGYQAQVIPALLAGLALGFIETRLKRIVPDYLYLVVVPVCSLILAVFLAHAFIGPFGRMIGDGVAWAVRHLLTGSFAPVGAALFGFLYAPLVITGVHQTTLAIDMQMIQSMGGTPVWPLIALSNIAQASAVVGIIIASRKQNEREISVPAAISAYLGVTEPAMYGINLKYRFPMLCAMIGSGLAGLLCGLNGVMANGIGVGGLPGILSIQPTYWQVYALAMAIAVVVPIVLTTVVYQRKFRQGTLQIV is encoded by the coding sequence ATGAGTAAAGTGAATCAGCAGGACATCGATAAACTTATCGAACTGGTGGGCGGACGCGACAATATCGCTACCGTCAGCCACTGTATTACCCGTCTGCGCTTTGTGCTGAATAATCCAGCCATTGCCAAACCTAAAGAAATTGAACAGCTACGCATGGTGAAGGGCTGCTTTACCAACGCCGGACAGTTCCAGGTGGTCATCGGCACCGAAGTCGGCGACTACTACAAAGCGCTGCTGGCCACCACCGGACAGGCCAGTGCGGATAAAGAGCAGGCTAAAAAAGCCGCGCGGCAGAATATGAAGTGGCATGAACAACTCATTTCACACTTTGCGGAGATCTTCTTCCCGCTGCTGCCTGCGCTGATCAGCGGCGGCCTGATCTTAGGCTTCCGCAACGTGATCGGCGACCTGCCGATGAGCAACGGCCAGACGCTGGCGCAGATGCACCCGTCGCTGCAAAGCATTTATGACTTCCTGTGGTTGATTGGCGAAGCGATCTTCTTCTACCTGCCGGTGGGGATCTGCTGGTCTGCGGTGAAGAAAGTGGGCGGCACGCCGATCCTCGGCATCGTGCTAGGCGTCACCTTGGTTTCTCCACAGCTAATGAATGCTTATTTGCTAGGCCAACAGGTACCTGAAGTGTGGAACTTCGGGCTGTTCACTATTGAGAAAGTCGGCTATCAGGCTCAGGTTATCCCGGCTCTGCTGGCGGGGCTGGCGCTCGGCTTTATCGAGACGCGCCTGAAGCGCATCGTGCCTGACTACCTCTACCTGGTAGTGGTTCCGGTCTGTTCGCTGATCCTGGCGGTATTCCTCGCCCACGCCTTTATCGGCCCGTTTGGCCGCATGATTGGCGATGGCGTGGCTTGGGCGGTACGTCATCTGTTAACCGGTAGCTTTGCCCCGGTTGGCGCCGCGCTGTTCGGCTTCCTGTATGCGCCGCTGGTGATTACCGGGGTCCATCAGACCACTCTGGCCATCGACATGCAGATGATTCAAAGCATGGGCGGCACGCCGGTATGGCCACTCATCGCGCTGTCCAATATTGCCCAGGCATCAGCGGTTGTGGGGATTATCATCGCCAGTCGCAAACAGAATGAACGCGAAATCTCCGTTCCGGCAGCCATTTCCGCCTACCTCGGCGTCACGGAACCGGCAATGTACGGTATCAACCTGAAATACCGCTTCCCAATGCTGTGCGCAATGATCGGTTCCGGCCTTGCCGGGCTGCTGTGCGGGCTGAACGGCGTGATGGCCAACGGCATTGGCGTCGGCGGCCTGCCGGGTATCCTCTCCATTCAGCCAACCTACTGGCAGGTTTACGCCCTGGCGATGGCCATCGCCGTGGTGGTGCCGATTGTCCTGACGACGGTGGTCTACCAGCGCAAATTCCGCCAGGGCACCTTACAGATTGTCTGA
- the ridA gene encoding 2-iminobutanoate/2-iminopropanoate deaminase: MSKTIATENAPAAIGPYVQGVDLGSMIITSGQIPVDPKTGSVAEDVAAQARQSLDNVKAIVEAAGLKVGDIVKTTVFVKDLNDFATVNAAYEAFFTEHNATFPARSCVEVARLPKDVKIEIEAIAIRR, from the coding sequence ATGTCTAAAACTATCGCGACGGAAAATGCACCAGCAGCCATCGGCCCGTACGTTCAGGGTGTTGATCTGGGTAGCATGATCATCACTTCCGGCCAAATCCCGGTCGACCCGAAAACCGGCAGCGTGGCGGAAGACGTTGCCGCTCAGGCGCGTCAGTCTCTGGACAACGTAAAAGCTATCGTTGAAGCCGCAGGCCTGAAAGTGGGTGATATTGTTAAAACTACCGTTTTCGTGAAAGATCTCAACGATTTTGCCACCGTTAACGCCGCTTATGAAGCCTTCTTCACCGAGCATAACGCCACCTTCCCGGCGCGCTCCTGCGTTGAAGTTGCGCGCCTGCCGAAAGATGTGAAAATTGAGATTGAAGCGATCGCTATTCGTCGTTAA
- a CDS encoding pyrBI operon leader peptide — MVQCVRHRVLPRLKTDAGLPFFLSVASVFVKPLI; from the coding sequence ATGGTTCAGTGTGTACGACATCGCGTCTTACCGCGTCTGAAAACAGACGCTGGCCTGCCGTTTTTCCTTTCCGTTGCATCCGTATTCGTAAAGCCCCTTATTTAA
- the pyrI gene encoding aspartate carbamoyltransferase regulatory subunit — protein sequence MTHDNKLQVEAIKRGTVIDHIPAQVGFKLLTLFKLTETDQRITIGLNLPSGEMGRKDLIKIENTFLTDEQVNQLSLYAPQATVNRIDDYEVVGKSRPNLPDRINNVLVCPNSNCISHAEPVSSSFAVKKRENDIALKCKYCEKEFSHNVVLAN from the coding sequence ATGACACACGACAACAAATTGCAGGTAGAAGCCATCAAACGCGGCACCGTTATCGACCACATCCCGGCGCAGGTCGGCTTTAAGCTGCTGACGCTATTCAAACTGACCGAAACGGATCAGCGCATCACCATCGGCCTGAACCTGCCATCAGGTGAAATGGGCCGTAAAGATTTAATCAAAATTGAGAACACCTTCCTCACCGACGAGCAGGTTAACCAGCTCTCCCTGTACGCACCGCAGGCCACGGTGAACCGTATTGATGATTATGAAGTCGTCGGTAAATCTCGCCCGAATCTGCCGGATCGCATCAACAACGTGCTGGTGTGCCCGAACAGCAACTGTATCAGCCACGCTGAGCCGGTCTCTTCCAGCTTTGCGGTAAAAAAACGTGAAAATGACATCGCGCTGAAGTGCAAATATTGTGAAAAAGAGTTCTCGCACAATGTGGTTCTGGCGAACTAA
- the pyrB gene encoding aspartate carbamoyltransferase: MANPLFQKHIISINDLSREDLELVLATAAKLKANPQPELLKHKVIASCFFEASTRTRLSFETAMHRLGASVVGFSDSSNTSLGKKGETLADTISVISTYVDAIVMRHPQEGAARLATEFSGGIPVLNAGDGANQHPTQTLLDLFTIQETQGRLENLSIAMVGDLKYGRTVHSLTQALAKFNGNRFYFIAPDALAMPQYILDMLDEKGIAWSLHSAIEEVMEEVDILYMTRVQKERLDPSEYANVKAQFVLRAADLEGARANMKVLHPLPRIDEITTDVDKTPHAWYFQQAGNGIFARQALLALVLNSDLALHTQNDSSCRKAASE; this comes from the coding sequence ATGGCTAACCCGCTATTTCAAAAACATATCATTTCCATAAACGATCTCAGCCGCGAAGACCTTGAACTGGTACTGGCGACCGCTGCAAAACTGAAAGCCAATCCGCAGCCGGAGTTGCTCAAACATAAAGTGATTGCCAGCTGCTTCTTCGAAGCCTCCACCCGTACCCGTCTCTCTTTTGAAACCGCCATGCACCGCCTGGGTGCCAGCGTGGTCGGCTTCTCAGACAGCAGCAACACTTCGCTGGGCAAAAAAGGCGAAACTCTGGCCGACACCATTTCAGTGATTAGCACCTACGTCGACGCCATCGTCATGCGCCATCCGCAGGAAGGGGCGGCGCGCCTGGCGACCGAATTCTCCGGTGGCATTCCGGTTCTCAACGCCGGTGACGGCGCGAACCAGCATCCGACGCAAACGCTGCTGGATCTGTTCACCATTCAGGAGACCCAGGGTCGCCTCGAAAACTTGAGCATCGCCATGGTCGGCGACCTGAAATATGGCCGCACCGTCCACTCTTTAACCCAGGCGCTGGCGAAATTTAACGGTAACCGCTTCTACTTTATCGCGCCGGACGCGCTGGCCATGCCGCAGTACATTCTCGATATGCTCGACGAAAAAGGCATTGCCTGGAGCCTGCACAGCGCTATCGAAGAGGTGATGGAAGAAGTGGACATTCTGTACATGACCCGCGTGCAGAAAGAGCGCCTCGATCCATCGGAATATGCCAACGTGAAGGCACAGTTTGTTCTGCGCGCCGCTGACCTGGAAGGCGCACGAGCAAACATGAAAGTGCTGCACCCGTTGCCGCGCATTGATGAGATCACCACCGATGTCGATAAAACGCCGCACGCTTGGTACTTCCAACAGGCCGGTAACGGCATCTTCGCCCGCCAAGCGTTACTGGCACTGGTACTGAATAGCGATCTGGCACTGCATACTCAAAATGATTCGAGTTGCAGGAAGGCGGCAAGCGAGTGA
- a CDS encoding YhcH/YjgK/YiaL family protein, protein MIVGNIHHLQSWLPESLREAIDHVKAHVTDATPLGKHDIDGNNLFYLISEDTTEPMADRRAEYHARYLDIQIVLKGQEGMTFSVLPAGAPDTDWLADKDIAFLAEGAQEKTVILNEGDFVVFYPDEVHKPLCAVGAPAKVRKAVVKMLMA, encoded by the coding sequence ATGATTGTTGGAAACATTCACCATCTACAAAGCTGGCTGCCGGAGTCTCTGCGCGAGGCTATCGACCACGTTAAAGCTCATGTCACTGATGCGACACCGCTCGGCAAGCATGATATTGACGGTAACAACCTGTTTTATCTGATTTCCGAGGATACCACCGAGCCGATGGCCGACCGTCGCGCTGAGTATCATGCCCGCTACCTGGATATCCAGATTGTCTTGAAAGGACAGGAGGGCATGACCTTTAGCGTTCTGCCTGCCGGTGCGCCGGATACCGACTGGCTGGCGGATAAAGATATCGCTTTCCTGGCTGAGGGCGCGCAGGAGAAAACCGTGATCCTCAATGAAGGAGATTTTGTGGTCTTCTATCCTGATGAAGTACATAAACCGCTGTGCGCCGTCGGCGCGCCGGCAAAAGTGCGCAAAGCGGTTGTGAAGATGCTGATGGCGTAA
- the argF gene encoding ornithine carbamoyltransferase, which yields MSAFYQKHFLKLLDFTPAEITALLELAARLKADKKNNIEIQHLTGKNIALIFEKDSTRTRCSFEVAAFDQGARVTYLGPSGSQIGHKESIKDTARVLGRMYDGIQYRGHGQEVVETLAEFAGVPVWNGLTNEFHPTQLLADLLTMQEHLPGKAFNEMTLVYAGDARNNMGNSMLEAAALTGLDLRLVAPMACWPEEKLVAQCQALAQKNGGNITLTEDIAAGVKGADFIYTDVWVSMGEAKEKWAERIALLRAYQVNSEMMTLTGNPQVKFLHCLPAFHDDQTTLGKQMAADYGLHGGMEVTDEVFESPASIVFDQAENRMHTIKAVMVATLGK from the coding sequence ATGTCTGCGTTTTACCAGAAGCATTTTTTAAAGTTGCTTGATTTTACCCCTGCCGAAATCACCGCCCTGCTTGAGCTGGCAGCCAGGCTCAAAGCTGATAAGAAAAACAATATCGAAATCCAGCATCTCACCGGCAAAAACATCGCGCTCATCTTCGAAAAAGACTCTACCCGCACCCGATGCTCTTTCGAAGTTGCCGCATTTGACCAGGGCGCACGCGTTACTTATCTCGGCCCAAGCGGCAGCCAGATTGGACATAAAGAATCAATTAAAGATACGGCTCGTGTGCTGGGCCGGATGTATGACGGTATTCAGTATCGCGGGCATGGCCAGGAAGTGGTCGAAACGCTGGCGGAATTTGCCGGTGTACCGGTGTGGAACGGGCTGACCAACGAGTTCCATCCGACCCAGTTGCTGGCAGACCTGCTGACCATGCAGGAACATCTGCCGGGTAAAGCCTTTAACGAGATGACCCTGGTCTACGCCGGTGACGCACGCAACAATATGGGAAATTCCATGCTGGAAGCAGCGGCATTAACCGGGCTGGATCTGCGTCTGGTGGCGCCGATGGCCTGCTGGCCAGAGGAGAAGCTGGTCGCACAGTGCCAGGCGCTGGCGCAGAAAAACGGCGGTAATATTACCCTGACCGAGGATATCGCCGCGGGCGTGAAAGGCGCTGACTTTATCTATACCGATGTGTGGGTATCGATGGGCGAAGCTAAAGAGAAGTGGGCGGAGCGCATCGCGTTGCTGCGTGCTTATCAGGTGAATAGCGAGATGATGACGCTGACCGGCAATCCGCAGGTGAAATTCCTCCACTGCCTGCCCGCGTTCCACGATGACCAGACCACGCTCGGCAAACAGATGGCTGCGGATTACGGCCTGCATGGCGGAATGGAAGTGACCGATGAGGTGTTTGAATCCCCGGCGAGCATTGTTTTTGACCAGGCGGAAAACCGTATGCATACCATCAAAGCGGTGATGGTCGCGACGCTGGGAAAGTAA